The stretch of DNA GAAGGGACGCGGATTCCGGTCGGCCAGACCGGCAAGTACAAGAGCGGCGGCACCCGGCTGGCGATCGAGACCAACGCCGTGGTTGTGCCGATTGCCCACAATTCGGGTGAGTGCTGGCCAAAAAACTCTTTCATCAAACGGCCCGGCCTTGTTACAGTATCGATAGGCAAACCAATCTCGCCGGAGGGTCAAACCCCGGACAGCATGATGCAACAGGTGGAAACTTGGATAGAATCAGAAATGCGCGTCATTTCGCCCCACGCCTACAACGCTGGTTAGACGATCTGGCGACGCTGGTCAAACCGGCGTCCCCCGATCCGAATCAGCCGGACCTGTTTGGACGGGAGGCCTCCGCACCTCCCAAGCCGGTGTACACCACGCCGGTATGGTCGGTTCCGCCGACACCCGCCACATCGACCAAGCCACCTCCCGTATCGCCCTACGTCGCCCCGCCGGAAACCGCGGTGCCGGTCAAGACCCGGCCGCTGGTGGCGCCGCCGCCCGACCTGCCGCCGCGCCGGCAACTGATGGTGGGTGATTTCATCCTCGAATACGAATTGCGTCGCTCGACGCGGCGCTCGATCGGCTTCATGATCGACGACGACGGCCTGCGCGTGACCGCGCCCAAGCGCATCACCATCGCCGAAATCGACGAGGCGATCCGCACCAAGCAGCACTGGATCCTCAGCAAACTGAAAGAGCGGCGCGAACGCCGCGCGGCGCGGCTGCAAAAGCCGCCGGTGGAATGGATCGACGGCACCCAGATTCCGTATCTGGGCCAGGACATCACGCTGCGGCTGCTGGTGGGCGGCCGCAATCGCAGCATCTACAATCCCAACACCCGCGAGCTGTGGATGACCATGATGCCGGGCGCTAGCGAAAACCAGCTGAAGGAACGCGTCAAGGTCTGGTATCAGCAGCAGGCCAAGGCGCTATTTGAAGAGCGCCTGGATTTGTACGCCGCCCGGCTGGGCGTGCAATACCACTCGTTCGGCCTGACCTCGGCCGGCACCCGCTGGGGCTCGTGCACCGCCGACCGCAAGATCCGCCTGAACTGGAAACTGATCCACTTCTCGCTGCCGCTGATCGACTACGTAGTGGCGCACGAACTGTCGCACATCCTGGAAATGAATCACAGCCAGCAATTCTGGGACACCGTCGGCCTGATTTATCCCGAATACGAAGACGCCAAAAACCTGCTGCGCAAACGCTCGCAAGAGCTGCCCGTGCTGTTCCCCTGAAATCCAGAAAGAAGTTCATGCAATTCATTCCTCGCAAGACCCTGCCGGCGGCGCTGCTGCTGTGCTTTGCCACCGGCGCCATCGCCGCCGATGCCGGTCCCAACGTCACCGCCCATCAGGCCGAGATCGACCAGATCGTCAAAGAGATTTCACCGCAGCGCATCGAAGGCTATGTGCGCAAGCTGGTCAGCTTCGGCACCCGTCACACCATGTCCGACACGGTGTCCGACACGCGCGGCATCGGCGCCGCGCGGCGCTGGATCAAAAGTGAGCTGGAACGTTGCGGCGCGGCGGCCGGCGGCCGGCTGCAGGTCAGCTACGACAGTCATGTGCATCCGGTGATGGCGCGTCTGAGCCAGCCGACCGAGATCGTCAACGTGGTCGCCACACTGCCGGGCACGCAGGCGGAATCGGTGGACCGCATGTACGTGGTCAGCGGCCACTACGATTCGCGCGTGACCGACGTCATGAACGCCACCAGCGATGCGCCGGGCGCCAACGACGACGCCTCCGGCACCGCCGCCGTGATCGAAATGGCGTGCGTCATGGCGCGCCACAAGTTCGACGCCACGCTAGTCTTCATGACCGTGGCGGCGGAAGAACAAGGCCTGCTGGGCGCGGCCAACTGGGCCGAGTTGGCCAAGCAGAAGAACTGGAACATCGCCGGCATGCTGAACAACGACATCATCGGCAGCTCGCGCGCCGACGACGGCCATGTCGACAATACGCAAGTGCGCCTGTTCGCCGAAGGCGTTCCGGCCGTCAGGGAGATGTCGGACGCCAACCGCGCGCTGGTGGCCACCGGCGGCGAGAACGACTCCATCACTCGCCAGCTGGCGCGCCATATCAAGGAAACCGGCGAACGCTATGTCGACAAGTTCAGCGTCAACGTGATTTACCGGCGCGACCGCTACCTGCGCGGTGGCGACCACAGCCCGTTCCTCGATCGCGGCTACGCAGCGGTGCGCTTCACCGAGCCGAACGAAGACTTCAACCACCAGCACCAGGATCTGCGTGAAGAAGGCGGCAAGAAAATCGGCGACCTTCCGGAATACGACGACTTCAACTACATCGCCCAGGTGGCGCGCGTGAATGCGGCCTCGCTGTCGTCGCTGGCGCTGGCGCCGGCCGCACCGCAGCAGGTCAAGGTACGTACCGCCAAGCTGGATAACAATACGGAACTGGTGTGGCAGGCCAACAAGGAACCGGACCTGGCCGGCTACCGCATCGTCTGGCGCGAAACCACCGCGCCGCAGTGGCAAGGCGCGCTCTACGTCGGCAATACCACGCAGTATGTGGTGCCACGCTCCAAGGATAACTTCCTGTTCGGCGTGCAGGCGGTGGACAAGGACGGCAACGTCAGCGTCGCCACCTATCCGCTGCCGCAGCGTTAAAAGATGTCACGGCGTAACGAATGATCGTTCCGGAGTCAGGCGTGCCAGAATGGGCGCCTGAACTTCTTTGCGAGGCCGCCATGAACAACGAATCCGATCCAGCAATGAATCCCGGCGACGACGCCCCGGCGGGTACGCCGGGCACCGGTGAGGATGTATGCCCGGTCTGTCACGGCAGCGGCAAGGTGGAAGCGGAAGGCGCGCCGCAAACCTGCGTCAATTGCGGCGGCACCGGTGTGATCGTGGAAGGCATCGGTGGCGGCTGAGGCACCGGTGGCTAAGCGCGACGGATCAGCGCCGGCAGCAGGGCCAGTGTACGGCGGGTAGCGCCGCGGTGCTGGTTGGCAAAGGCCAGGGCATTGTCGCCCATGGTGCTGCGGGCCGCCGTGTCGCCCAGCAGGCGACCAGCGGTGGTGAGCAGGTCGCTGGCATCCGTGACGCGTTGGGCGCCGCCGGCGGCCAGGGCGTCTTCCGTTACCAGTTCGAAGTTGAAGGTGTGCTGACCGATCAGCACCGGCTTGCCCAAGGCTGCCGGTTCGATCAGGTTCTGGCCGCCCAGCGGCAGCAGGCTGCCGCCGACAAACGCGACGTCGCACGCCGCGTAGTAAGCAAACATTTCGCCCATCGAGTCGCCCAGCAGCACGTCGACGCTGTGCGCCATGGCGCCGCCATCCAGCGCCAGCTTGCTGCGGCGCTCTACCACCAGGCCGCGCGCGGCGATCAGTTGTTGCACCTCGTCGAAGCGCTGCGGGTGGCGTGGCACGATCAGTAGCAGCACATCTGCCGGCAAGGCGGAGCGGGCGCTTACATACGCTTGCAGAATCAGTTCCTCTTCGCCTTCGCGCGTGGAGGCGCACAACAGCACCGGACGTGCGCCGATGGCGGCGCGCAGCGCGGCGCCGATGGCCAGCGCCGCATCCGGCACCACCACGTCAAACTTGATGCTGCCGGTGACTTCCACCCGCTGCACGCCCAGCGACCGCACGCGCTGCGCGTCGGCTTCGGTTTGCGCGGCCACCAGCGTAATGCCGCGCGCGGCAGTGGTCAGGAGGGAGCCGAAGCGCGTGGCCTTGCGCAGCGAGCGTTCCGACAAGCGGGCGTTGGCCAGCACCACCGGCACGTCCTTGGCGCCGCAGACGGCAATCAGGTTCGGCCAGACTTCGGTCTCCATCAAGATGCAAACGCTGGGCTTGAAGTGGCGGATGAAGCGCGACACCATGCTTGCCGTGTCATACGGCAGATAGGATTGCACCAGCCGCTCGCCGTGCTTGGCGAACAGCGACTTGCCGGTAGCGCGGCCGGTCGGCGTCATGTGGGTGAGGATGATGCGGCTGTGCGGGTACTCGGCCAGCAAGGCGTCCACCAGCGGTTCGGCGGCGCGCGTTTCGCCGACCGAGACGGCGTGGACCCATAGCACAGGCGCCGCCGAAGACTCGGTCGCGCGACCGTAAAAGCCCAGCCGCTCGCCCCAGTGCTGGCGATAGCCCGGCTCCTTGCGTCCGCGGAGCCACAGGCGCGTGAGCACCAGCGGCAAGGCCAGCCACCACATCAGGGAATAAAACAAACGCATACAATCAGCCCAGCAAACTCCGGGCTGCAGCCAGTACGTCCGCCACCGCTGGCGGCGTACCCTGATCGCCCAAATTGATAATGCGCGGCGACCAGTTACCCTCAGTCTTCCAGCGCGGCGAATCCGCATAAATTTCCACCGTCGGCCGCACGAAGGCTGCGGCAATGTGCACCAGCCCCGTATCAACGCCGATCACCAGCGACGCGCGGCGCGCCACCATGATCGCATCGGCCATCGACAGCTTGGGCAGCACGCGCGCATTCGGCAGGCCGGCGGCGATGCGCTCGGCCTCCGCCAGTTCCTTCGGCGAACCCCACGGCAGCAGCACCGGCAACGGCGACAGCTCGCGGCCCAGCGCGATCCAGTTTTCAGTCGACCACTTCTTGGCGTCGCGCGCCGTGCCGTGGAAGAATACGGCATACGATGCCGGCATCCACTCCGGACGCGGCGTGTCGTCCGGCACCGCCGGCAAGCCGAAATCGGCCGGCGTATCGACCGGATAGCCGAGCGCCGCACCGGCGACGATGCGCCCGCGCGCCACCGCATGGGTACGCGGATCGGTGGGAATGCTCAGATGATGAAAAATGCGCGAGATGCCCTCATACCCCGAGCCCTCGCTGCCATTGGCCAGGCCGACCTTGCGGCCGCCCTTGACCACGCGCGCGGCGCCCATGATGATGCCGGTCTTCAGCAAGCCCTGGGTATCGAACACGAAATCGTATTCCTGCTGGCGCAGCGTGCGGAAGAAGTGCTTGATCTCGGCGCGCGTCTCCGGCTTGCCGAGGCTCTTGCGCCAGCGCCGCAACGCGAACGGAATCACATTGCGCACGCGGGCGTTCAGCCGCACCAGGCTGACAAAGCCCTCCTCCACCACCCAGTCGATATTCGCGTCCGGGTAGTGGCGGGCGATGTCGGCCACCATGGGCATGTTATGCAGCACGTCGCCCAGCGACGACACCCGCACCAACAGGATATTCAGCGGCTTTTGCGTCGACATCACAAACTTAGAAAGGCAGCTCCGCGTCCGGCTTGGCAGCCAGGATCACGCTCTTGAACTGGCCCTGGATGCGTTCCAGCGCGGCCGGCGTTTCCGCCTCGAAGCGCATCACGATCACCGGCGTGGTGTTCGAGGAACGCGCCAGGCCGAAACCGTCCGGGTATTCCACGCGCAGGCCGTCGATGGTGATGATGCGCTCATTGCCCGGGAACTCGGCGTTGGCGCGCAGCTTGTCCATGACGATGAAGTTCTCGCCTTCCTTCAGGTGCAGGTGCAGTTCAGGCGTGCTGTCCGACTGCGGCAGCGCGTTCAGCAGCGCCGACGGGTCTTGTTCCTTGGTCAGGATTTCCAGCATGCGGGCGCCGGCGTACAGGCCGTCGTCGAAACCGTACCAGCGGTCCTTGAAGAAAATGTGGCCGCTCATCTCGCCGCCCAGCGGCGAACCGGTTTCCTTCAGCTTGGCCTTGACCAGCGAGTGGCCGGTCTTGTACATCAGCGGCTTGCCGCCGGATTTCTCGATGTACGGCGCCAGGTGGCGGGTGCACTTGACGTCGTACAGGATCTCGGCGCCCGGATTGCGCGACAGCACATCGGCGGCGAACAACATCATCTGGCGGTCCGGATAAATGATCTGGCCATCCTTGGTCACCAGGCCCAGGCGGTCGCCGTCGCCGTCGAAGGCCAGGCCGATTTCAGCATCAGTCTCTTGCAGCGCGCGGATCAGGTCTTGCAGGTTTTCCGGATGGGCCGGATCCGGGTGGTGGTTGGGGAAATTGCCGTCCACTTCGCAGAACAGCTCGACCACTTCGCAGCCCATGCCGCGATACAGGTCGCCGGCGAATGCGCCAGCCACGCCGTTACCGCAATCCACTGCGATCTTGATCGGACGGGAAATTTTCACGTCGCCGATGATGCGCTGCAGGTACTCGGCGCGGATATCGTGGGTGCTGTAGGCGCCCGGCGTGGCCGCCGACGAACCGTCATGCGCCTCGATGCTGTCGAACAGGCCGGTGATCGACTCGCCGTGGATGGCTTCGCCGGCCAGCACCATCTTGAAACCGTTGTAGTCCGGCGGA from Duganella dendranthematis encodes:
- a CDS encoding M48 family metallopeptidase, which produces MATLVKPASPDPNQPDLFGREASAPPKPVYTTPVWSVPPTPATSTKPPPVSPYVAPPETAVPVKTRPLVAPPPDLPPRRQLMVGDFILEYELRRSTRRSIGFMIDDDGLRVTAPKRITIAEIDEAIRTKQHWILSKLKERRERRAARLQKPPVEWIDGTQIPYLGQDITLRLLVGGRNRSIYNPNTRELWMTMMPGASENQLKERVKVWYQQQAKALFEERLDLYAARLGVQYHSFGLTSAGTRWGSCTADRKIRLNWKLIHFSLPLIDYVVAHELSHILEMNHSQQFWDTVGLIYPEYEDAKNLLRKRSQELPVLFP
- a CDS encoding phosphomannomutase/phosphoglucomutase: MVTLSKTIFKAYDIRGIIDKTLDAGVAHQIGAAFGRAALAKGEKKVVIGRDGRLSGPSLAKALAEGLQSSGVDVIDLGVVATPMVYFGTNVLGAASGIMVTGSHNPPDYNGFKMVLAGEAIHGESITGLFDSIEAHDGSSAATPGAYSTHDIRAEYLQRIIGDVKISRPIKIAVDCGNGVAGAFAGDLYRGMGCEVVELFCEVDGNFPNHHPDPAHPENLQDLIRALQETDAEIGLAFDGDGDRLGLVTKDGQIIYPDRQMMLFAADVLSRNPGAEILYDVKCTRHLAPYIEKSGGKPLMYKTGHSLVKAKLKETGSPLGGEMSGHIFFKDRWYGFDDGLYAGARMLEILTKEQDPSALLNALPQSDSTPELHLHLKEGENFIVMDKLRANAEFPGNERIITIDGLRVEYPDGFGLARSSNTTPVIVMRFEAETPAALERIQGQFKSVILAAKPDAELPF
- the waaC gene encoding lipopolysaccharide heptosyltransferase I; translated protein: MSTQKPLNILLVRVSSLGDVLHNMPMVADIARHYPDANIDWVVEEGFVSLVRLNARVRNVIPFALRRWRKSLGKPETRAEIKHFFRTLRQQEYDFVFDTQGLLKTGIIMGAARVVKGGRKVGLANGSEGSGYEGISRIFHHLSIPTDPRTHAVARGRIVAGAALGYPVDTPADFGLPAVPDDTPRPEWMPASYAVFFHGTARDAKKWSTENWIALGRELSPLPVLLPWGSPKELAEAERIAAGLPNARVLPKLSMADAIMVARRASLVIGVDTGLVHIAAAFVRPTVEIYADSPRWKTEGNWSPRIINLGDQGTPPAVADVLAAARSLLG
- the waaA gene encoding lipid IV(A) 3-deoxy-D-manno-octulosonic acid transferase, with amino-acid sequence MRLFYSLMWWLALPLVLTRLWLRGRKEPGYRQHWGERLGFYGRATESSAAPVLWVHAVSVGETRAAEPLVDALLAEYPHSRIILTHMTPTGRATGKSLFAKHGERLVQSYLPYDTASMVSRFIRHFKPSVCILMETEVWPNLIAVCGAKDVPVVLANARLSERSLRKATRFGSLLTTAARGITLVAAQTEADAQRVRSLGVQRVEVTGSIKFDVVVPDAALAIGAALRAAIGARPVLLCASTREGEEELILQAYVSARSALPADVLLLIVPRHPQRFDEVQQLIAARGLVVERRSKLALDGGAMAHSVDVLLGDSMGEMFAYYAACDVAFVGGSLLPLGGQNLIEPAALGKPVLIGQHTFNFELVTEDALAAGGAQRVTDASDLLTTAGRLLGDTAARSTMGDNALAFANQHRGATRRTLALLPALIRRA
- a CDS encoding M28 family peptidase, which encodes MQFIPRKTLPAALLLCFATGAIAADAGPNVTAHQAEIDQIVKEISPQRIEGYVRKLVSFGTRHTMSDTVSDTRGIGAARRWIKSELERCGAAAGGRLQVSYDSHVHPVMARLSQPTEIVNVVATLPGTQAESVDRMYVVSGHYDSRVTDVMNATSDAPGANDDASGTAAVIEMACVMARHKFDATLVFMTVAAEEQGLLGAANWAELAKQKNWNIAGMLNNDIIGSSRADDGHVDNTQVRLFAEGVPAVREMSDANRALVATGGENDSITRQLARHIKETGERYVDKFSVNVIYRRDRYLRGGDHSPFLDRGYAAVRFTEPNEDFNHQHQDLREEGGKKIGDLPEYDDFNYIAQVARVNAASLSSLALAPAAPQQVKVRTAKLDNNTELVWQANKEPDLAGYRIVWRETTAPQWQGALYVGNTTQYVVPRSKDNFLFGVQAVDKDGNVSVATYPLPQR